Proteins found in one Fodinicurvata sp. EGI_FJ10296 genomic segment:
- a CDS encoding DNA polymerase Y family protein: MPVRRYLAIFMPYFAVERAYGDSGASGTAGQAPPRVLYVMERGVARLYRVDPAAALCGIAPGESVADARARIPELAARPADPVDDARALDRLADWCGRYSPWVAARPPEGLVIDVTGCTHLFGGEVALGRDVLHRLADIGHDARLTMADTPGAAWALATHGANAWSDPARPVAEAIVPPGETAAALGPVDLAGLGLESRTLEGLHRLGLRRIGDLYVMPRAALVRRFGQGLLDRLDRALGRHDDPISPRRPVPPRLVRMAFAEPIGRTEDVQAALERLLDGLCAGLERDGQGARRLEIAFYRIDGGVERRTIGTARASRDPRHLARLFADSIDGLDVGFGIEAMVLSAGQVDALQPVQRDLHEGSAQRTGGEALDVLVDRLINRLGSAAVWCPAMRESHVPERSAVRAPPVLRPGDGVSGTASWPPDRMRPVRLLAMPEPVEAIAPIPDDPPVMFRWRGDVHRVRHADGPERIEPEWWRCSNPDPDPDSDPDPDAVRDKPEPVRDYYRVEDQEGRRYWLFRQGLYAPDAPAPAWFLHGMFA, translated from the coding sequence ATGCCGGTTCGGCGATATCTGGCGATTTTCATGCCGTATTTTGCGGTCGAGCGTGCGTACGGCGACTCCGGAGCCTCGGGAACGGCGGGGCAGGCGCCGCCGCGCGTTCTTTACGTCATGGAGCGGGGTGTGGCGCGGCTCTATCGGGTCGATCCGGCGGCGGCCCTTTGCGGCATCGCGCCGGGGGAGAGTGTGGCCGATGCGCGCGCCCGCATTCCCGAACTGGCGGCGCGGCCGGCGGATCCGGTCGATGACGCCCGGGCGCTGGACCGGCTCGCCGATTGGTGCGGGCGGTACAGCCCCTGGGTCGCCGCCCGGCCGCCGGAAGGACTGGTGATCGACGTCACCGGCTGTACCCATCTGTTCGGGGGCGAGGTTGCGCTTGGCCGCGACGTTCTGCACCGGCTGGCCGATATCGGTCATGATGCCCGCCTGACCATGGCCGATACGCCCGGCGCGGCCTGGGCGCTTGCGACTCATGGCGCGAATGCCTGGTCCGATCCGGCCCGTCCGGTGGCCGAGGCGATCGTGCCGCCCGGCGAAACCGCCGCCGCACTGGGGCCGGTCGATCTCGCGGGGTTGGGGCTGGAGTCTCGGACGCTTGAAGGTCTTCATCGCCTGGGGCTGCGCCGGATCGGCGATCTTTATGTCATGCCGCGCGCGGCTCTGGTCCGGCGTTTCGGGCAGGGGCTGCTCGACCGGCTGGACCGCGCGCTCGGCCGTCATGACGATCCCATCAGCCCGCGCCGGCCGGTGCCGCCGCGTCTGGTGCGTATGGCGTTTGCCGAGCCGATCGGCCGTACCGAGGATGTTCAGGCGGCACTGGAGCGCCTGCTCGACGGCTTGTGCGCGGGGCTGGAGCGCGACGGGCAGGGCGCGCGGCGTCTGGAGATCGCCTTTTACCGGATCGACGGCGGTGTCGAACGCCGCACCATCGGAACTGCGCGCGCCAGCCGCGATCCGCGCCATCTGGCCCGGCTGTTCGCCGATTCCATCGACGGGCTGGATGTCGGTTTCGGTATCGAGGCCATGGTGCTGTCGGCCGGGCAGGTTGACGCCCTGCAGCCCGTTCAGCGCGATCTGCACGAGGGATCGGCGCAACGAACCGGGGGCGAGGCGCTGGATGTGCTGGTGGACAGGCTGATCAACCGGCTCGGCTCGGCCGCCGTGTGGTGCCCGGCGATGCGGGAAAGCCATGTCCCCGAACGCAGCGCCGTCCGGGCGCCGCCGGTGCTTCGGCCCGGTGACGGCGTATCCGGCACGGCGTCCTGGCCGCCGGACCGGATGCGCCCCGTTCGGCTGCTGGCGATGCCGGAACCGGTGGAGGCGATTGCCCCGATCCCCGACGATCCGCCGGTCATGTTCCGGTGGCGCGGCGATGTCCATCGGGTTCGGCATGCCGACGGGCCGGAGCGGATCGAGCCCGAATGGTGGCGATGCAGCAATCCCGACCCCGACCCCGACTCCGACCCCGACCCTGACGCGGTTCGGGATAAGCCGGAGCCGGTCCGCGACTATTACCGCGTCGAGGATCAGGAGGGCCGCCGCTACTGGCTGTTCCGCCAAGGGCTCTATGCGCCGGATGCCCCCGCACCGGCCTGGTTTCTGCACGGAATGTTCGCATGA
- a CDS encoding NADP-dependent glyceraldehyde-3-phosphate dehydrogenase, whose translation MKAEQLKALYPTMQDIPDQHRLPEPVHERRILVNGEFKSWDGKCHTVISPIRLRNEDGSLAEMEIGSYPLGGEEEAEEALEAAVAAYRDGRGEWPTMTAGERIACMQEFVRQMAQRREEVVRLIMWEIGKSLTDSQKEFDRTVDYIEATIDALRTVDNEHSRFTVVEGTIGQIRRTPLGVVLCMGPYNYPLNETFATLIPALIMGNTVVFKPPRFGCLLFAPLLEAFRNSFPKGVVNTVYGRGAVVVPKLLNTGKINVLTLIGSSKVADHLKKQHPKAHRLRAILGLDAKNAAIVMPDADIDLAVKECLLGALSFNGQRCTALKMLLVHRSIADTFVKKFSEALSKLKVGMPWDEKVTITPLPDAPKVGAMTEFVEDAKAQGAAVMNEDGGEGAETLFYPAVVYPVKEGMKLYREEQFGPVIPITPFDDIETALEYVITSDHGQQVSIFGSDPGQIGALADPLVNQVCRVNINSQCQRGPDVFPFAGRKDSAEGTLSVTDALRSFSIRSMIAAKATDENRRILDDIVTNNRSKFISTRFIF comes from the coding sequence ATGAAGGCCGAACAGCTCAAGGCATTATACCCGACGATGCAGGATATTCCGGATCAGCACCGGCTGCCTGAACCGGTGCACGAGCGCCGAATTCTCGTCAACGGCGAGTTCAAGTCCTGGGACGGCAAATGCCATACCGTGATTTCCCCGATTCGCCTTCGCAACGAAGACGGGTCGCTGGCCGAGATGGAGATCGGCAGTTATCCGCTGGGTGGCGAGGAAGAAGCCGAGGAAGCGCTGGAGGCAGCCGTCGCCGCTTATCGCGACGGCCGGGGCGAGTGGCCGACCATGACCGCAGGGGAGCGAATCGCCTGCATGCAGGAATTCGTTCGGCAGATGGCTCAGCGCCGCGAAGAGGTCGTCCGCCTGATCATGTGGGAGATCGGCAAGAGCCTGACGGACTCACAAAAGGAATTCGACCGCACCGTCGATTACATCGAAGCGACGATCGACGCGTTGCGCACTGTGGACAACGAACATTCGCGATTTACCGTCGTGGAAGGCACGATCGGCCAGATTCGCCGGACGCCGCTGGGTGTCGTTCTCTGCATGGGCCCCTACAACTATCCGCTGAACGAGACCTTCGCGACACTGATTCCGGCGCTAATCATGGGTAATACGGTGGTCTTCAAGCCGCCGCGTTTCGGTTGCCTGCTGTTTGCCCCGCTGCTGGAGGCATTCCGCAATTCCTTCCCCAAGGGCGTGGTCAATACCGTCTATGGCCGGGGCGCGGTCGTCGTGCCGAAGCTGCTGAATACCGGCAAGATCAATGTTCTGACGCTGATCGGCTCCAGCAAGGTAGCCGACCATCTGAAAAAGCAGCACCCGAAGGCCCACCGCCTGCGCGCGATTCTCGGCCTCGATGCCAAGAACGCTGCCATCGTCATGCCCGATGCGGACATCGATCTGGCGGTCAAGGAATGCCTGCTGGGCGCTCTGTCGTTCAACGGCCAGCGGTGTACGGCGCTCAAGATGCTGCTGGTCCATCGGTCGATCGCCGACACTTTCGTGAAGAAGTTCAGCGAAGCGCTGAGCAAACTGAAAGTCGGCATGCCCTGGGACGAAAAGGTGACCATCACACCGTTGCCGGATGCTCCGAAAGTCGGCGCCATGACCGAGTTCGTCGAAGACGCCAAGGCGCAAGGGGCGGCGGTCATGAATGAAGATGGCGGCGAGGGGGCCGAGACCCTGTTCTATCCGGCCGTTGTCTACCCGGTGAAGGAGGGGATGAAACTCTACCGCGAGGAGCAGTTCGGGCCGGTCATTCCCATTACGCCGTTCGACGACATCGAAACGGCGCTGGAGTATGTTATCACGTCGGACCACGGCCAGCAGGTCAGCATCTTCGGCAGCGATCCGGGCCAGATCGGCGCCCTGGCCGACCCTCTGGTCAACCAGGTTTGCCGGGTGAACATCAATTCCCAGTGCCAGCGCGGCCCCGACGTCTTCCCGTTCGCCGGACGCAAGGATTCCGCCGAGGGTACCCTGTCGGTGACCGATGCACTGCGGTCGTTCTCGATCCGGTCGATGATCGCCGCGAAAGCCACGGATGAAAACCGGCGCATCCTGGACGATATCGTTACCAACAACCGGTCGAAGTTCATCAGCACGCGCTTCATTTTCTGA
- the lipB gene encoding lipoyl(octanoyl) transferase LipB — MQNSFSDGPEWLISEAPVAYPDAMAFMEDRVAAIARGEAGDLVWLLEHPPLYTAGTSARDEDLLEGARFPVFKSGRGGQFTYHGPGQRVAYAMVDLRRRGPDIRRYIHDLEAWVIATLDRFNVAGERRAGRVGIWVDRGREGGMPGREDKIAAIGVRVRHWVAFHGVAINVDPDLGHFDGIVPCGIREHGVTSLVDLGRPVTMSDVDMALKESWQETFGHG; from the coding sequence ATGCAGAATTCTTTTTCCGACGGTCCCGAATGGCTGATCTCCGAGGCTCCCGTTGCCTATCCAGACGCCATGGCCTTCATGGAGGATCGGGTGGCGGCGATCGCCCGGGGTGAAGCGGGTGATCTTGTCTGGCTGCTGGAGCATCCGCCGCTCTACACGGCGGGGACCAGCGCTCGGGACGAGGACCTGCTTGAGGGCGCGCGATTCCCGGTATTCAAGAGCGGGCGGGGCGGTCAGTTCACCTATCACGGGCCGGGGCAGCGCGTTGCCTATGCGATGGTCGATCTCCGCCGCCGCGGGCCGGACATTCGGCGCTATATCCACGACCTGGAAGCATGGGTGATCGCCACCCTGGATCGGTTCAACGTGGCGGGCGAACGCCGGGCCGGTCGGGTCGGCATCTGGGTCGATCGCGGGCGCGAGGGCGGGATGCCGGGGCGCGAGGACAAGATCGCCGCCATTGGTGTCCGCGTTCGCCACTGGGTGGCGTTTCACGGCGTGGCGATCAACGTAGATCCGGACCTCGGCCATTTCGACGGCATCGTGCCGTGCGGCATTCGCGAACACGGTGTTACCAGCCTCGTCGATCTCGGTCGGCCCGTGACGATGAGCGACGTGGACATGGCACTGAAGGAATCATGGCAAGAGACATTTGGCCACGGTTGA
- a CDS encoding ribonuclease HII, with protein sequence MPVAGVDEAGCAPLAGPVVAAAVILPPGAEVEPDLAGLTDSKMLGKAARERLYAVIRSIGMVGVGAASVAEIETLNIRRADMLAMSRAVAALPTRPGHLLVDGNAAPVTDIPVTTIVGGDRRCLSISAASVVAKVTRDHIMSGLAIRHPGYGWERNAGYPAPDHYIALLRQGITAHHRRTFTPLTEVDVTGRPTFGERAPVAEAGLELIFLRRDLTAAVIAGTNTVVAVFQCRSGAWIGRRATSAAAGDATIPAHLLKLCNTTLDAMTPAAVIEVLNVAARVG encoded by the coding sequence ATGCCTGTCGCCGGTGTCGACGAAGCAGGCTGCGCGCCCCTAGCCGGCCCCGTCGTGGCCGCCGCCGTGATCCTGCCGCCCGGGGCCGAAGTCGAGCCGGATCTCGCCGGACTGACGGACAGCAAGATGCTGGGCAAAGCCGCGCGTGAGCGCCTTTACGCCGTGATCCGGTCAATCGGCATGGTTGGCGTCGGCGCCGCCAGCGTTGCGGAAATCGAAACGCTGAACATCCGCCGCGCCGATATGCTTGCCATGAGCCGCGCCGTCGCCGCATTGCCCACCAGACCGGGTCACCTGCTGGTCGACGGCAACGCTGCGCCCGTGACGGACATTCCGGTGACGACGATCGTCGGCGGCGACCGTCGCTGCCTGTCGATATCGGCGGCATCGGTGGTCGCAAAGGTCACCCGCGATCACATCATGTCCGGCCTTGCCATCCGTCATCCGGGCTACGGCTGGGAACGCAATGCCGGATATCCGGCTCCCGACCACTACATCGCCCTGCTCAGGCAGGGGATAACCGCACACCACCGGCGGACATTCACCCCCCTTACCGAGGTAGACGTCACCGGGCGTCCGACCTTCGGCGAGCGCGCGCCGGTCGCCGAAGCGGGATTGGAACTCATCTTCCTTCGCCGCGACCTGACGGCAGCCGTCATTGCCGGAACCAACACCGTCGTCGCCGTTTTCCAATGCCGTTCGGGCGCGTGGATCGGGCGCCGTGCAACCAGCGCCGCAGCAGGGGACGCCACCATACCCGCGCACCTGCTGAAACTATGCAACACCACGCTCGACGCCATGACGCCGGCCGCCGTGATCGAGGTCCTGAATGTTGCCGCCCGCGTCGGTTAA
- the metZ gene encoding O-succinylhomoserine sulfhydrylase: MARSKDVSSLRPQTRLVRGGTLRSAFDETSEAIYMTSGYVYESAEEAEAAFKGDKARFVYSRYANPTVSMLEERLCLMEGAEACRVTSSGMAAVFAALMSQLKAGDRIVSSRALFGSCLYIVNDILPRFGVRSELVDGTDMQQWEQALAEPADVVFLETPSNPNLDIIDLQRVCDLAHAAGARVVVDNVFATPILQKPMTFGADIVVYSATKHIDGQGRCLGGAVLCSEEFCADYLVNFLRHTGPSLSPFNAWVMLKGLETLDLRVRRHCENADRIARKIESERPDVKVIYPGLGSHPQHELAMAQMSGSGGPMIALDLPGGRKQAFQFLNSLSLADISNNLGDAKTLATHPATTTHQRLTDDERERLGITPGMVRISIGLEDADDLLDDFLSALG, translated from the coding sequence GTGGCCCGGTCAAAAGACGTCAGTTCACTTCGCCCCCAGACGCGTCTGGTCCGTGGCGGCACACTCCGATCTGCTTTCGACGAAACCTCCGAAGCGATCTATATGACGTCCGGCTATGTCTATGAATCGGCCGAGGAAGCTGAAGCCGCCTTCAAGGGCGACAAGGCGCGATTCGTCTATTCGCGCTATGCGAACCCGACGGTATCGATGCTGGAGGAGCGCCTTTGCCTGATGGAGGGCGCCGAAGCCTGCCGGGTGACGTCCAGCGGCATGGCGGCCGTTTTCGCCGCGCTGATGTCCCAGCTCAAGGCCGGCGACAGGATCGTGTCGTCGCGGGCGCTGTTCGGGTCGTGCCTGTACATCGTCAACGACATCCTGCCCCGCTTCGGCGTGCGGTCGGAACTGGTCGACGGCACCGACATGCAGCAATGGGAACAGGCACTGGCCGAACCGGCCGACGTCGTCTTTCTTGAGACGCCCAGCAATCCGAACCTCGACATCATCGACCTGCAGCGCGTCTGTGACCTTGCGCACGCCGCCGGTGCCCGTGTCGTCGTCGACAATGTATTCGCCACGCCCATACTGCAGAAGCCAATGACGTTCGGGGCCGATATCGTCGTTTATTCGGCCACCAAGCACATTGACGGCCAGGGACGATGCCTTGGCGGTGCCGTGCTGTGCTCAGAGGAATTCTGCGCCGATTACCTGGTTAATTTCCTGCGCCATACCGGCCCGTCGCTGAGTCCGTTCAATGCCTGGGTGATGCTCAAGGGGCTGGAGACGCTGGATCTGCGCGTCCGCCGGCATTGCGAAAATGCCGACCGCATTGCACGCAAGATCGAATCCGAGCGACCGGACGTCAAGGTGATCTATCCGGGCCTTGGCAGCCATCCGCAGCATGAACTGGCGATGGCCCAGATGTCCGGCTCCGGCGGTCCCATGATAGCACTCGACCTGCCCGGGGGCCGCAAGCAGGCGTTCCAGTTCCTCAATTCGCTGTCCCTTGCGGATATCTCCAACAATCTCGGCGATGCCAAGACCCTGGCGACGCATCCGGCGACCACGACGCATCAGCGGCTGACGGACGACGAGCGCGAGAGGCTGGGCATCACACCGGGCATGGTCAGGATTTCCATCGGGCTGGAAGATGCCGACGACCTGCTGGACGACTTCCTGTCGGCACTGGGATGA
- a CDS encoding OsmC family protein codes for MKAQVKWVDGVMFVGETESGHAIVMDGAPASGGRNMGARPMEMLLLGMGGCTSFDVINILRKGRERVTDCHVEIEAERAESDPKVFTRIHAEFVVTGRNLSLAKVERAVSLSADKYCSASIMLGAMAEITHSVRIVEDDT; via the coding sequence GTGAAAGCCCAAGTCAAATGGGTCGACGGCGTCATGTTCGTCGGCGAGACCGAAAGCGGTCATGCGATCGTCATGGACGGCGCCCCGGCATCCGGCGGCCGGAACATGGGCGCCAGGCCGATGGAAATGCTGTTGCTCGGGATGGGAGGATGCACAAGCTTCGATGTCATCAACATTCTGCGCAAGGGCCGCGAGCGGGTGACCGATTGCCACGTCGAAATCGAGGCCGAACGGGCCGAAAGCGATCCGAAGGTATTCACCCGGATCCATGCCGAATTCGTCGTGACCGGCCGGAACCTGTCATTGGCAAAGGTCGAGCGGGCGGTATCTCTGTCGGCTGATAAATACTGCTCGGCCAGTATCATGCTGGGCGCGATGGCCGAGATCACCCACAGCGTGCGCATCGTTGAAGACGATACGTGA
- a CDS encoding DMT family transporter: MFGKRLLPGGANRPSPGILAVFALSLAALFWSGNFIAGRALRDDIDPVMLNTLRWLLCLALFLPLVGGRVIRYRHLVRRDWRLLLALGATGIAAFQTMIYMALSQTTAANAVLMLALTPAAILIGGALSGGARPTAIQGAGTAISLIGAAVLITRGDVSVLLTFSFNRGDLWMLGAVVAWAVYSLLLRQRPADLPQDVTLAVSITFGLALIAPLTVFSDPLDPWSWSLGVVSALLYIAVFASLIAFLLWSYGVSVLGPQRAGQFVHLMPVFGPILAVLILQETLVAPQIAGAAIVFFGMYLVNRRPAPGPSGNPAPDRTPRK, encoded by the coding sequence ATGTTCGGCAAACGCTTATTGCCAGGTGGCGCAAATCGGCCGTCGCCCGGCATACTGGCCGTCTTCGCCCTGTCACTGGCGGCGTTGTTCTGGTCGGGCAATTTCATCGCCGGACGGGCGTTGCGCGACGACATCGACCCGGTCATGCTCAATACACTGCGCTGGCTGTTGTGTCTGGCCCTGTTTCTGCCACTGGTCGGCGGCCGGGTCATCCGCTACCGCCATCTGGTAAGGCGGGATTGGCGGCTGCTGCTTGCCCTTGGCGCCACCGGAATCGCAGCGTTCCAGACCATGATATACATGGCGCTCAGCCAGACAACGGCGGCGAATGCCGTGCTGATGCTGGCGTTGACGCCTGCCGCCATCCTGATCGGCGGGGCGCTCAGCGGCGGCGCCCGACCGACAGCCATTCAAGGGGCCGGCACTGCCATCTCCCTGATCGGCGCGGCAGTGCTGATCACACGCGGTGATGTCTCTGTGCTACTGACCTTTTCATTCAACCGGGGTGACCTGTGGATGCTCGGCGCTGTCGTCGCGTGGGCGGTCTATTCGTTGCTGCTCCGCCAACGGCCGGCCGATCTGCCCCAGGATGTGACCCTTGCGGTCAGCATCACCTTCGGGCTCGCCCTGATAGCGCCACTGACCGTTTTTTCCGACCCCCTCGATCCATGGAGTTGGTCGCTGGGTGTTGTAAGCGCACTGCTTTATATCGCCGTGTTTGCGTCGCTGATCGCCTTCCTGCTCTGGTCATACGGCGTCAGCGTGCTGGGCCCTCAGCGTGCCGGTCAGTTCGTTCACCTGATGCCGGTCTTCGGCCCGATCCTTGCCGTGCTGATCCTGCAGGAGACACTTGTGGCGCCGCAAATTGCCGGAGCGGCAATCGTCTTTTTCGGGATGTATCTGGTCAATCGCAGGCCCGCGCCCGGTCCGAGTGGCAATCCGGCGCCGGACCGAACCCCGCGGAAATGA
- a CDS encoding YqaA family protein produces MIDIAVYAGLFTSAFVAATVLPMQSEALLAGLLFADYHPALLVLVASAGNVLGSVVNWLMGRGIERFRDHRWFPADRKSLERAQDWYGRYGRWSLLLSWMPIIGDPLTVVAGIMRERLFVFLLLVTIAKAGRYLALAAIVLNAA; encoded by the coding sequence ATGATCGACATTGCCGTATATGCCGGCCTGTTCACCTCGGCCTTCGTTGCAGCCACCGTTTTGCCGATGCAGTCAGAGGCGCTTCTGGCAGGACTGCTGTTTGCCGATTATCATCCCGCGCTGCTGGTGCTGGTTGCCAGCGCCGGCAATGTTCTGGGATCGGTTGTTAACTGGCTGATGGGCCGGGGGATCGAGCGGTTTCGCGATCATCGGTGGTTTCCCGCCGACCGGAAATCGCTCGAACGCGCCCAGGACTGGTACGGACGCTATGGACGATGGTCGCTGCTGCTGAGCTGGATGCCGATCATTGGCGACCCGCTCACTGTTGTCGCCGGCATCATGCGGGAGCGGCTTTTTGTGTTCCTGCTTCTGGTAACAATCGCCAAGGCCGGACGGTATCTCGCGCTTGCCGCCATTGTGCTCAATGCCGCCTGA